A stretch of Gemmatimonas aurantiaca T-27 DNA encodes these proteins:
- a CDS encoding ubiquinol-cytochrome c reductase iron-sulfur subunit has translation MSENQQAPNRRNFVTKAAAIVVGGLISVVAPVAGVLTFLDPLRRKSDTRGMVRIAPFSSLPENGEPRKFPVLDTLVDAWNKTENVPIGSVYVQRTGDDTVRVLNSVCPHLGCSVGYRAATQGYFCPCHKSAFAISGAIADPKSPSPRGMDELTAEVRNGEIWVKFQNFRKGSPDKIPV, from the coding sequence ATGTCCGAGAACCAGCAGGCGCCCAACCGGCGCAATTTCGTCACCAAGGCCGCTGCGATCGTCGTGGGCGGCCTCATTTCCGTCGTGGCGCCCGTCGCCGGTGTGCTGACGTTCCTCGACCCCCTGCGCCGCAAGTCGGACACCCGTGGCATGGTGCGCATCGCGCCCTTCTCCTCGCTGCCCGAAAACGGCGAACCACGCAAGTTCCCGGTGCTCGATACGCTGGTGGATGCCTGGAACAAGACGGAAAACGTGCCCATCGGCTCGGTGTATGTGCAGCGCACCGGCGACGACACGGTGCGCGTGCTCAATTCCGTGTGTCCGCACCTGGGATGTTCGGTGGGATACCGCGCGGCCACGCAGGGGTACTTCTGCCCCTGCCACAAAAGCGCGTTCGCGATCAGTGGTGCCATCGCTGACCCGAAGAGCCCGAGTCCGCGCGGGATGGACGAACTGACGGCGGAAGTCCGGAATGGGGAGATCTGGGTGAAGTTCCAGAACTTCCGCAAAGGCTCCCCCGACAAGATCCCCGTCTGA
- a CDS encoding endonuclease/exonuclease/phosphatase family protein, protein MPPFPKPSIDFTCDVAAEKRALRAHKKLRGIPAKTADTVLIATWNVANLGAQQRRDEDFALIAEMLSWFDLVAVQEVNDNFADLAYIVQLMGTKYRYVMSDASGNNERMAFVYDSRKVKLSEEIGEVAFPPSQYKSVSVEGASGAFAGFDRSPYLGTFVAEHFSLTLLNVHLYFGGEQEAHIHRRALETAAVARWSRLRAASKYATTRDVLALGDFNMPRGEPGNLVYSAATQAGLKRPAHSSQVPSAIASDNQYDQILYFPEQTEPKLKTMGVFDYDTAIFSALWNGAVNQDRKKFCAYLRYYMSDHRPVWCQMSMAPQSG, encoded by the coding sequence ATGCCTCCCTTTCCGAAGCCGTCCATCGATTTCACGTGCGACGTGGCCGCCGAAAAGCGCGCGTTGCGTGCGCACAAAAAACTCCGCGGCATTCCGGCAAAGACTGCCGATACGGTGCTCATTGCCACCTGGAATGTGGCGAACCTTGGGGCACAGCAACGACGCGATGAAGACTTTGCGCTCATTGCCGAGATGTTGAGCTGGTTCGATCTCGTGGCGGTGCAGGAGGTCAACGACAACTTTGCCGATCTCGCCTATATCGTGCAGCTCATGGGCACGAAGTACCGCTACGTGATGTCCGATGCTTCGGGCAACAACGAGCGCATGGCCTTCGTGTACGACTCGCGCAAAGTGAAATTGTCCGAGGAAATTGGCGAAGTGGCGTTCCCGCCGTCGCAGTACAAGTCGGTGAGTGTCGAAGGGGCAAGCGGAGCCTTTGCCGGCTTCGATCGCAGTCCCTACCTCGGCACGTTCGTCGCAGAGCATTTCAGTCTCACGCTGCTCAACGTGCACCTGTACTTCGGTGGAGAGCAGGAGGCACACATCCACCGACGTGCGCTCGAGACGGCGGCCGTGGCGCGATGGTCGCGACTGCGGGCAGCCAGCAAGTACGCCACCACCCGCGATGTGCTCGCCCTTGGCGACTTCAACATGCCCCGCGGCGAACCGGGCAATCTGGTGTACAGTGCGGCCACCCAGGCGGGGCTCAAGCGGCCCGCACACTCCTCACAGGTGCCATCCGCCATCGCGTCCGACAATCAGTACGACCAGATCCTGTATTTCCCCGAACAGACCGAACCGAAGCTCAAGACCATGGGCGTGTTCGACTACGACACCGCGATCTTCAGCGCACTCTGGAACGGCGCGGTGAACCAGGATCGCAAGAAGTTCTGTGCGTATCTCCGCTACTACATGTCCGATCATCGCCCGGTGTGGTGCCAGATGAGCATGGCGCCGCAGTCTGGCTGA
- a CDS encoding MOSC domain-containing protein: MNHAAQHPSDHTLRVQSLQSVQVGLPQTFGSPGADHAFDREWTTGFVKTAVHGPVHVGTTNLVGDGQADRVHHGGPDKAVLAYAASHYPMWQAELATYLREVAAGPLGAGAFGENLTIDGMTEADVAIGDVHRIGSVVLQVAQPRSPCWKIARRWRIHDLAARVQQSGRTGWYYRVLEEGLLEAGQSVIVESCPHPEWTVARVFALRYARAADPADLAALMACPSLAQALRATLERQLRQGGARSDQARLIGPN, translated from the coding sequence ATGAATCACGCCGCGCAACACCCGTCGGATCACACGCTTCGTGTGCAGTCACTGCAGTCGGTGCAGGTCGGATTGCCGCAGACCTTCGGCAGCCCGGGCGCGGATCATGCCTTCGATCGGGAATGGACCACGGGATTCGTCAAGACCGCCGTGCACGGGCCGGTGCATGTCGGCACCACGAACCTCGTGGGGGATGGGCAAGCCGATCGGGTGCATCACGGTGGGCCGGACAAGGCCGTACTGGCCTATGCCGCTTCCCACTACCCGATGTGGCAGGCAGAATTGGCCACGTATCTGCGGGAAGTCGCGGCCGGTCCATTGGGCGCGGGAGCATTCGGCGAGAATCTCACGATCGACGGCATGACCGAAGCCGATGTGGCCATTGGTGATGTGCACCGCATCGGCAGTGTGGTCCTGCAGGTGGCGCAGCCGCGCAGTCCGTGCTGGAAGATCGCCCGTCGATGGCGCATTCACGATCTCGCGGCGCGCGTTCAGCAAAGCGGACGAACGGGCTGGTACTACCGGGTGCTCGAAGAAGGTCTGCTCGAAGCCGGACAGTCCGTCATCGTTGAATCCTGTCCACATCCGGAGTGGACCGTGGCGCGTGTGTTTGCGCTGCGGTACGCCAGAGCAGCCGATCCTGCAGACCTCGCGGCGCTCATGGCCTGCCCATCTCTGGCTCAGGCACTACGCGCAACACTCGAGCGCCAGTTGCGGCAGGGCGGCGCCCGATCCGATCAGGCTCGGCTCATCGGGCCCAACTAG
- a CDS encoding zinc-dependent metalloprotease: MIRPSLVPLPSRLAALLGALAVTSTSLAAQNPPATGAGAAGGAAAATTGQPPAAGQGGATRGPRPYAQVVPSRARTDRGGITVHKVDERFLFEVPDSLMGRDFLMVTRVAGVPAGSGGFQSAGSSLNERLVRWERVGDRVLLKSISTAAVADDSLPIAKSVAQNYYPAIIGAFPVAAYGRDSASAVIDVTDFFGSDNPATSGLDANQRRAYGVRRYDPARSYIASVRGFPINVEVRQVQTFDAATPPSDPDGGSVTMETRQSIVLLPKTPMRARYSDARVGYFTVDRINYGLDVQKAESQTFITRWRLEPKDPAAYARGELVEPVKPIVYYLDPATPTRWKPFVKQGVEDWQKVFEKAGFKNAIIAKDVPSASEDPDFDMDDARYSIVRWAASLTRNATGPHTHDPRSGEIINSEITWYHNHMRSYRNWLIMETGAANPAARTLNMPDELMGETMRQVITHEIGHALGLQHNMIASASFPVDSLRSVTFTRKYGVSATIMDYARQNYIAQPGDGLQAKDFIRRLGPFDDYAINWGYRVTNTPSPEAERKVLHDWLVNQNTPFPYRYVAQQAGSADPRNQTEDLGDDPVKASTYSTANYKRMIPQLVQWTTAPGEDFTELREVYEESVGRWFGNMGHVATVIGGVEVDLKTGEQSGAVYKVVPKARQKAALAFLSATAITTPEWLQPKEITSRIGPNPIVTTRQAALITSLLAPGRLGRMAESERYDGVSAYPLAEYMGDLTRAVFPNATTDLNRRQLQRVYIQRLEALISPPTTPAGGGGPGGGFGGPQRFLPFITAPAVQTSDMPALARQQLREIQRSARTFGVGSTSATTRAHWNDLAERITSILEPR; this comes from the coding sequence ATGATCAGACCTTCGCTGGTCCCTCTCCCGTCACGATTGGCCGCCCTGCTGGGTGCCTTGGCCGTGACCTCGACTTCCCTCGCCGCGCAGAATCCTCCGGCAACTGGTGCTGGCGCCGCCGGTGGCGCGGCAGCGGCCACCACGGGTCAACCGCCTGCGGCTGGTCAGGGGGGCGCGACGCGCGGCCCTCGGCCCTATGCCCAAGTCGTTCCGTCACGCGCCCGCACCGATCGCGGTGGCATCACGGTACACAAGGTCGACGAGCGCTTCCTGTTCGAAGTGCCCGACTCGCTCATGGGGCGCGACTTTTTGATGGTCACGCGCGTGGCCGGTGTGCCGGCCGGTTCGGGCGGCTTCCAGAGCGCCGGCAGCTCGCTCAATGAACGGCTCGTGCGGTGGGAGCGTGTGGGCGACCGCGTGCTGCTCAAGAGTATCAGCACTGCGGCCGTCGCCGACGATTCGCTGCCCATCGCGAAGAGCGTTGCCCAGAACTACTACCCGGCCATCATCGGGGCCTTCCCGGTGGCGGCCTATGGACGCGACAGCGCGTCGGCCGTCATCGACGTGACCGATTTCTTCGGTTCGGACAATCCGGCCACCTCGGGGCTCGATGCCAACCAGCGCCGCGCGTATGGCGTGCGCCGCTACGATCCGGCGCGCTCCTACATCGCGAGCGTCCGCGGCTTCCCGATCAATGTGGAAGTCCGTCAGGTGCAGACCTTCGACGCCGCCACGCCGCCCAGTGATCCGGACGGTGGTTCAGTGACGATGGAAACGCGTCAGTCGATCGTGTTGCTGCCGAAGACCCCGATGCGCGCACGGTACTCCGACGCACGGGTGGGCTACTTCACGGTGGATCGCATCAACTACGGTCTCGATGTCCAGAAGGCCGAAAGCCAGACGTTCATCACGCGCTGGCGCCTCGAACCGAAGGATCCGGCGGCCTACGCGCGCGGTGAACTCGTCGAGCCCGTGAAGCCGATCGTGTACTATCTCGATCCCGCCACGCCGACCCGCTGGAAGCCCTTCGTGAAGCAGGGCGTGGAAGACTGGCAGAAGGTGTTCGAGAAGGCGGGGTTCAAGAACGCCATCATTGCCAAGGACGTACCCAGCGCGTCGGAAGATCCCGACTTCGATATGGACGATGCGCGTTACAGCATCGTGCGCTGGGCGGCGAGCCTGACGCGCAACGCGACAGGCCCGCACACGCATGACCCGCGTTCGGGTGAGATCATCAACAGCGAGATCACGTGGTACCACAACCACATGCGCTCGTATCGCAACTGGCTCATCATGGAGACCGGCGCTGCCAACCCGGCGGCGCGCACGCTCAACATGCCCGACGAGCTGATGGGCGAGACGATGCGGCAAGTGATCACGCACGAAATCGGCCACGCGCTCGGCTTGCAGCACAATATGATCGCATCGGCGTCGTTCCCGGTGGACTCCCTGCGCAGCGTGACCTTCACGCGGAAGTACGGCGTGAGCGCGACCATCATGGACTACGCACGTCAGAACTACATCGCACAGCCGGGTGACGGTCTGCAGGCCAAGGATTTCATCCGTCGCCTCGGACCCTTCGACGACTATGCGATCAACTGGGGCTACCGCGTCACCAACACGCCGTCGCCGGAAGCGGAACGCAAGGTGTTGCACGACTGGCTGGTGAACCAGAACACGCCGTTCCCATACCGCTACGTGGCGCAGCAGGCCGGTTCGGCCGATCCGCGCAATCAGACGGAAGATCTGGGCGACGATCCGGTGAAGGCATCGACGTATTCGACGGCGAACTACAAGCGCATGATTCCACAGCTCGTGCAGTGGACCACGGCGCCCGGTGAAGACTTCACCGAATTGCGGGAAGTGTACGAAGAGTCGGTGGGTCGCTGGTTCGGCAACATGGGCCATGTGGCCACCGTGATCGGCGGTGTGGAAGTGGACCTCAAGACGGGTGAGCAGTCGGGCGCGGTGTACAAGGTCGTGCCCAAGGCGCGTCAGAAGGCGGCACTGGCCTTCCTGAGCGCCACCGCCATCACCACGCCGGAGTGGTTGCAGCCGAAGGAGATCACCAGCCGCATCGGTCCGAACCCGATCGTGACCACGCGGCAGGCCGCGCTGATCACGTCGCTGCTCGCACCGGGGCGTTTGGGTCGCATGGCCGAGTCGGAGCGGTACGATGGCGTGAGCGCGTATCCGTTGGCCGAGTACATGGGTGACCTGACGCGGGCCGTGTTCCCCAACGCGACCACCGATCTCAATCGCCGGCAGCTCCAGCGGGTGTACATCCAGCGTCTCGAGGCCCTCATCTCGCCGCCGACGACGCCGGCCGGTGGTGGCGGCCCCGGCGGTGGATTTGGCGGCCCGCAGCGCTTCCTGCCGTTCATCACGGCACCGGCGGTCCAAACCAGCGACATGCCGGCGCTCGCGCGTCAGCAGCTCCGCGAAATTCAACGCAGCGCGCGGACGTTCGGAGTGGGCAGCACTTCGGCGACCACGCGTGCACATTGGAATGACTTGGCTGAACGCATCACGTCCATCCTCGAACCTCGCTGA
- a CDS encoding cytochrome b N-terminal domain-containing protein produces the protein MAHHHNDGSPEPETGGSNLKKAEAWLDNRTGFKGLLNEVLFENVPGGSRWRYVWGSTLSFFFVVQVITGTFLWMSYSPSTQSAWESVYFIQHQMWGGWFLRGLHHFVAQAMTVLLVLHLMQVIIDGAYKAPREVNYWFGVVLLLLILALSLTGYLLPWDQNGYWSTAVSTNLVGMSPIVGQAAQTVVVGGANYGHQTLSRFLALHAGVIPGVIILFIVGHVYLFRRHGITPKQPLKGPDEGFWPEQILKDVVACLAVLMVVLFFVVREHGAPLGAPADPSEQFSAARPEWYFLFLFQMLKYFPGKTEIIGAIVLPTVLLLTLAAMPIIGKWRLGHRFNLGFMGVMLFGVALLTWQAMSADRNDVEFQAAKATAKRDAARAVELANGGVPITGALSLMRDDAYTRGPRIFSQNCASCHRFDGHDGLGNPLPKDSISASDLKGFGSREWVRGFLHADTILTSRYWGGTIHAEGDMAMWLADHMPEDEDEELTRENVVLALSYQAKLRSQSALDVRDSARIASGVAFMRNTSSGCAECHKFQDVGTDSPELTDWGSRAWTIDFVADPTHPRFFGRDNDRMPSFGTEKTLTQREIEMVVDWLRGEWQTPKAAAKP, from the coding sequence ATGGCGCATCATCACAACGACGGATCGCCGGAACCTGAAACAGGCGGCAGCAATCTGAAGAAAGCCGAGGCGTGGCTCGACAACCGCACCGGCTTCAAGGGGCTGTTGAACGAAGTGCTGTTCGAAAACGTCCCGGGCGGCTCACGCTGGCGGTACGTGTGGGGCAGCACGCTGTCGTTCTTCTTCGTGGTGCAGGTCATCACGGGCACGTTCCTGTGGATGTCGTACAGCCCCAGCACGCAGTCGGCGTGGGAAAGTGTGTACTTCATCCAGCATCAGATGTGGGGTGGTTGGTTCCTGCGTGGCTTGCACCACTTCGTCGCCCAGGCGATGACCGTGCTGCTGGTACTGCACCTCATGCAGGTCATCATCGACGGCGCGTACAAGGCACCACGCGAAGTGAACTACTGGTTCGGCGTGGTGTTGCTGTTGCTCATTCTGGCGCTGTCCCTCACTGGCTACCTGCTGCCGTGGGATCAGAACGGCTATTGGTCCACGGCGGTCTCCACCAACCTGGTGGGCATGAGTCCCATCGTGGGCCAGGCGGCACAAACGGTGGTGGTGGGCGGTGCCAACTATGGGCACCAAACACTCTCACGATTCCTGGCGCTGCACGCTGGTGTGATTCCCGGCGTGATCATTCTGTTCATCGTCGGGCACGTGTACCTGTTCCGCCGGCACGGCATCACGCCCAAGCAGCCGCTCAAGGGCCCTGACGAAGGCTTCTGGCCCGAGCAGATCCTCAAGGATGTGGTGGCCTGCCTCGCGGTGCTGATGGTCGTGCTGTTCTTCGTCGTTCGCGAGCACGGAGCCCCGCTCGGCGCTCCGGCTGATCCTTCGGAACAGTTCTCGGCGGCACGCCCCGAGTGGTACTTCCTGTTCCTGTTTCAGATGCTGAAGTACTTCCCTGGCAAGACGGAGATCATCGGCGCCATCGTGCTGCCGACGGTGCTGCTGTTGACGCTTGCCGCGATGCCGATCATCGGAAAGTGGCGCCTGGGTCATCGCTTCAACCTGGGCTTCATGGGCGTGATGCTGTTCGGCGTCGCGTTGCTCACCTGGCAGGCGATGTCGGCCGATCGCAACGACGTGGAGTTCCAGGCGGCCAAGGCCACGGCCAAGCGTGATGCGGCGCGTGCGGTGGAACTGGCCAACGGCGGTGTGCCGATCACGGGTGCGCTTTCGCTGATGCGCGACGATGCCTACACGCGCGGTCCGCGCATCTTCTCACAGAACTGCGCCTCCTGCCATCGCTTCGACGGGCACGATGGCCTGGGCAATCCGCTGCCGAAGGACTCTATCTCGGCGTCCGACCTCAAGGGCTTTGGCTCGCGCGAGTGGGTGAGGGGCTTCCTCCATGCCGATACCATCCTGACGTCGCGCTACTGGGGTGGCACGATCCACGCCGAAGGTGACATGGCCATGTGGCTGGCCGATCACATGCCGGAAGACGAGGACGAAGAGCTCACCCGCGAGAACGTGGTATTGGCCCTCTCCTACCAGGCCAAGCTGCGCTCACAGTCGGCGCTGGACGTGCGCGACAGCGCCCGTATCGCGTCGGGTGTTGCCTTCATGCGCAACACCTCGAGCGGCTGCGCCGAGTGCCACAAGTTCCAGGATGTGGGCACCGACAGCCCGGAACTCACCGACTGGGGTTCACGCGCTTGGACGATCGATTTCGTAGCCGATCCGACGCATCCGCGCTTCTTCGGTCGCGACAATGATCGCATGCCGTCGTTTGGCACCGAAAAGACGCTGACGCAACGCGAAATCGAGATGGTCGTGGATTGGCTGCGTGGTGAGTGGCAGACACCCAAGGCTGCCGCAAAACCGTAG
- a CDS encoding DNA polymerase domain-containing protein → MNTLPTSVSSQDTADEWLWGWDPTPAIVSVWANDAGQAIVWRRPEGGALVREDARFRPWLLLASLEDLEASGVPYAAESQTGQNTGIRYRELHGPGALRYVVSADRWRTLEQAITRGASQRTGVRITRLQQLDRHARHILPPDEQYLVATGRNYFRDLSFAQLRRAQFDLETTGLDPATDRIFLIALRSPEGAVGLLEAKGDDDAAEASLLRRFAAAIQRIDPDVLENHNLHGFDLPFLHRRAKQLGVSLVLGRLAGVPLQERVAMRGTRVPADTRAKQGGESADEAEGHTSAATMSDRRVRFVAPGRECIDTLDAVRRYDFAVRDLPGHGLKPVARHFGLAGPERELIRGDRIHEVYRTDPARVRRYATADVTEVEGLARLLGGAAFALARIAPRRYERLADAGPATGVIDPMLVRTYLRAGEAVPAYASTDGTVHSGAALHLFTSGVAQRIVKADVASLYPSLMREYQIGPRSDHLGALLMLVDRLVQQRLAAKARARAAAPGSDEQFTQEALSAAMKLVVNSAYGYMAAGEGLTRFADVHAANEVTRRGRETLRQMCRALAERGVTLLEADTDGIYFAVPTEWSEADERRVVDEVASLLPPLVRLEFEGRYAAMLSHEPKNYALLTRDERLVLKGVAFRSSRAEPFGEQFLRAAIECLLQDDVVGVRRVFVNTITAIARGEMPTADLTSRVRLRKSPVAYAGTRGDRREFAYEAMLQSGRTTWRIGERVRVYRTTGGGRIIDEIDDELRLDDDPRDYDRAYYIALLRRTFATRLDRAFTPQDFAVVFADPRQLPLFPSGIEHIRPIATRIDEEWAALAEPAK, encoded by the coding sequence GTGAACACGCTGCCAACATCGGTGTCGTCCCAAGACACAGCCGACGAATGGCTCTGGGGCTGGGATCCCACACCCGCCATTGTGTCGGTCTGGGCGAATGATGCGGGGCAGGCCATTGTGTGGCGGCGTCCGGAAGGAGGAGCGCTGGTACGGGAAGACGCGCGCTTCCGGCCATGGCTGTTGCTGGCCAGCCTCGAGGATCTCGAAGCCTCTGGTGTGCCGTACGCGGCCGAATCGCAGACGGGCCAGAACACCGGCATCCGATACCGCGAACTCCATGGCCCCGGCGCACTGCGCTACGTGGTCTCGGCCGATCGCTGGCGTACACTCGAACAGGCCATCACACGCGGTGCCTCGCAGCGCACCGGCGTGCGCATCACGCGACTACAGCAGCTCGATCGCCATGCGCGTCATATCCTGCCGCCCGACGAGCAATACCTGGTCGCCACAGGACGCAACTACTTCCGTGATCTCAGCTTCGCACAACTGCGACGGGCGCAGTTCGACCTCGAGACCACCGGACTCGATCCGGCTACGGACCGCATTTTTCTCATCGCACTCCGTTCGCCGGAAGGTGCCGTAGGCTTGCTCGAAGCCAAGGGCGATGATGACGCCGCCGAAGCGTCATTGTTGCGGCGCTTTGCTGCGGCCATTCAGCGCATCGACCCCGATGTGCTCGAGAATCACAATCTGCATGGTTTCGACCTGCCGTTTCTGCATCGCCGTGCAAAACAGTTGGGTGTGTCCCTCGTGTTGGGTCGGCTGGCCGGTGTGCCGTTGCAGGAACGGGTCGCGATGCGTGGCACGCGGGTGCCAGCGGATACCCGTGCAAAACAGGGCGGGGAGTCTGCCGATGAGGCCGAAGGACATACATCAGCAGCGACCATGTCCGATCGCCGTGTACGGTTCGTGGCACCGGGGCGTGAGTGCATCGATACACTCGACGCCGTACGCCGGTACGACTTTGCGGTGCGGGACTTGCCTGGCCACGGGCTCAAGCCTGTGGCACGACACTTCGGCCTGGCCGGTCCTGAACGCGAGCTCATTCGTGGTGATCGCATTCACGAGGTCTATCGCACCGATCCCGCTCGTGTACGTCGCTATGCCACGGCCGACGTCACCGAAGTGGAGGGACTGGCCCGCCTGCTCGGCGGCGCCGCGTTTGCGCTGGCCCGCATCGCACCGCGCCGATATGAGCGCCTAGCGGACGCCGGGCCGGCAACCGGTGTGATCGATCCGATGCTGGTGCGCACATACCTGCGGGCCGGTGAAGCCGTGCCGGCGTACGCCAGCACTGACGGCACCGTGCACAGTGGTGCGGCGCTGCACTTGTTCACGTCGGGTGTGGCGCAGCGCATCGTGAAGGCCGACGTGGCCAGTCTGTATCCGTCGCTGATGCGCGAATATCAGATCGGCCCGCGCAGCGATCACCTCGGCGCTTTGTTGATGCTGGTTGACCGGCTCGTGCAGCAACGACTCGCTGCCAAGGCACGGGCGCGAGCTGCCGCACCGGGGTCGGATGAACAATTCACACAGGAAGCGCTTTCGGCCGCGATGAAGCTGGTCGTCAACTCGGCCTACGGATACATGGCCGCCGGCGAGGGGCTGACACGATTTGCCGATGTGCATGCCGCGAACGAGGTGACCCGCCGCGGTCGTGAAACACTCCGGCAGATGTGCCGGGCGCTCGCCGAGCGTGGCGTGACGCTGCTCGAAGCGGATACCGACGGTATCTATTTCGCGGTGCCCACGGAATGGAGCGAAGCCGACGAACGACGCGTGGTGGATGAAGTGGCCTCGCTATTGCCTCCACTGGTGCGGCTCGAGTTTGAAGGACGCTATGCGGCCATGCTTTCGCATGAACCCAAGAACTACGCGCTGCTCACCCGCGACGAGCGTCTCGTGCTCAAAGGGGTGGCCTTCCGCTCCAGTCGTGCCGAGCCGTTCGGTGAACAGTTCCTGCGCGCCGCCATCGAGTGTCTGCTGCAGGACGATGTGGTGGGCGTGCGTCGGGTGTTCGTGAACACAATCACCGCAATTGCTCGGGGCGAAATGCCAACGGCCGACCTGACATCCCGTGTACGGCTGCGAAAATCTCCTGTGGCCTATGCGGGAACACGAGGGGATCGTCGTGAGTTTGCGTACGAAGCGATGTTGCAGAGTGGTCGAACGACATGGCGCATTGGCGAGCGGGTCCGTGTATATCGTACGACGGGCGGCGGTCGCATCATCGATGAGATCGATGACGAATTGCGCCTCGATGACGACCCGCGGGACTATGACCGTGCGTACTACATCGCATTGTTGCGTCGTACGTTCGCAACCAGACTCGACCGCGCGTTTACGCCGCAAGATTTTGCGGTGGTTTTTGCCGACCCGCGACAGTTGCCGCTGTTCCCATCTGGCATCGAGCACATTCGCCCGATCGCCACACGCATTGATGAAGAATGGGCGGCGCTCGCGGAGCCGGCGAAGTAA
- a CDS encoding exo-beta-N-acetylmuramidase NamZ family protein, protein MPVRFGVDVLLDQLERPGAPARRGRAGLVTNDAARLAAEGTHYSRSALIDAGLPIQRLFGPEHGLVATEADGAAVHDRVDGRTGLPVVSLYGARMRPAPDHLADLDVMLFDIPDIGARCYTYAWTLFHVLHACAEAGLPVVVLDRPNPLGGCAHAAEGPVLTEACRSFLGEDDIPLRHSLTLGELARLWQQEHLPGVSLEVIPCEEWERKRAWPAVGRPWVPTSPAMPHFECAIWYTGTCLFEATNLSVGRGTDRPFAQVGAPWLDAAALIEMVEAEASDAGAVLSACHFTPAEGPNVGTGCHGVRVLSRASDDDASWIAQHTSPVRLGLALLDAIVRLHPTQFQWAVYPTAANPSGADHFARLIGRADLRDRVGHLTPAERHAITQVSAWRERTASARLY, encoded by the coding sequence ATGCCTGTCCGATTCGGTGTCGATGTCCTGCTTGATCAACTGGAACGGCCCGGCGCACCAGCCCGGAGGGGGCGCGCCGGCCTGGTCACCAATGATGCAGCACGGCTCGCGGCCGAGGGCACCCACTACAGTCGTTCGGCGCTGATCGACGCCGGGCTTCCCATTCAGCGGCTCTTTGGCCCCGAGCACGGCTTGGTGGCCACCGAAGCCGATGGAGCGGCCGTGCACGATCGTGTGGATGGGCGCACGGGGCTGCCCGTGGTGTCGCTGTATGGTGCGCGGATGCGCCCCGCGCCTGACCACTTGGCCGATCTGGATGTCATGCTGTTCGACATCCCCGATATCGGCGCGCGGTGTTACACGTATGCGTGGACCCTCTTTCATGTGCTGCATGCCTGTGCGGAGGCAGGTCTACCCGTTGTCGTGCTGGATCGCCCCAATCCGTTGGGTGGTTGTGCGCACGCGGCCGAAGGCCCGGTGCTCACCGAGGCCTGCCGCTCATTCCTCGGCGAAGATGACATCCCGTTGCGCCACAGTCTCACCCTCGGCGAGTTGGCGAGACTGTGGCAACAGGAGCATCTCCCTGGCGTGTCACTCGAAGTGATCCCGTGCGAAGAATGGGAACGGAAGCGCGCGTGGCCCGCCGTCGGGCGCCCCTGGGTGCCAACATCACCCGCCATGCCGCACTTCGAGTGCGCCATCTGGTACACAGGCACCTGTCTTTTCGAAGCCACCAATCTCAGTGTCGGCCGGGGGACCGACCGTCCGTTCGCGCAGGTTGGTGCGCCCTGGCTCGACGCTGCCGCACTCATCGAGATGGTGGAGGCAGAGGCGTCTGATGCTGGCGCGGTGCTCAGCGCATGCCACTTCACACCCGCCGAGGGCCCCAACGTCGGCACCGGTTGTCATGGTGTGCGGGTGCTGAGCCGCGCTTCCGACGATGACGCGTCCTGGATTGCGCAACACACCAGCCCCGTGCGACTGGGCCTCGCGCTGCTCGATGCCATCGTGCGGCTGCACCCGACGCAATTTCAGTGGGCGGTGTATCCCACAGCGGCCAACCCCAGCGGAGCAGACCACTTTGCTCGGCTCATCGGACGCGCCGACCTCCGGGATCGTGTCGGACATCTCACGCCCGCAGAGCGACATGCCATCACGCAGGTATCGGCGTGGCGTGAGCGCACCGCATCGGCGCGTCTGTACTGA
- a CDS encoding cytochrome b562 — MQLRVRQLGALCVLALALTQAAFRFQDDEKTPLGKKMAAINTAFKAVGRQIDDPTKNASTLKQLDVIETNAKEAMALDPEKKGQVPAAQQAKFVADYKAGMKVFLDTVTKLRTAVKAGNNAEASKIIDTMKDQQRDGHKEFRIRKAGAPPGL; from the coding sequence ATGCAACTTCGAGTTCGTCAGCTCGGCGCCCTTTGCGTCCTCGCACTCGCACTCACGCAGGCAGCTTTTCGTTTCCAGGATGACGAAAAGACGCCTCTCGGTAAGAAGATGGCCGCCATCAACACCGCTTTCAAAGCCGTTGGCCGCCAGATCGACGACCCCACCAAGAACGCCAGCACCCTGAAGCAGCTCGATGTCATCGAGACCAACGCCAAGGAAGCGATGGCGCTCGACCCCGAGAAGAAGGGGCAGGTCCCGGCCGCCCAGCAGGCCAAGTTCGTGGCCGACTACAAGGCCGGCATGAAGGTGTTCCTCGACACTGTGACCAAGCTTCGCACGGCCGTGAAGGCCGGCAACAACGCCGAAGCGTCGAAGATCATCGACACCATGAAGGACCAGCAGCGCGACGGCCACAAGGAATTCCGCATCCGCAAGGCGGGCGCGCCGCCGGGCCTCTGA